From the genome of Marinicella rhabdoformis:
ACTCTGAAGTCAGGGTGTTTTTGGGCTTTATGGTGATTGCTTCTATTCTGACCTCTTTCCAGCTTTATGTTACAGGCACGGCAGATTCTTTATTTGAATCAATCCGTCAAGGTACGTTCCAGGCTGTCTCAGTTGGCACCACCGCAGGCTTTACCACAGAACCCTTTTATTTATGGGCAGGCGCATTACCTATCATGCTGATGTTGTTCAGTACCATTGGTGGCTGTGCAGGTTCAACTGGCGGCGGTTTTAAGGTCATTCGGATGATTTTACTCTTTAAAATGAGCATGCGTGAATTGTACCGCTTGATTCATCCCCACGGCAAATACCTGGTCAAAATCAATGACAAAACGGTCAACTACCGTGTACTAGATTCTGTTTCTGCTTTCTTCGTACAATTCCTCTTTCTGTTGTGCGTTTTTTCCATTCTTTTGGCCGCATTTGGCGCCGATTTGACCACCGCCTTTTCATCATCATTGGCTTGCCTAACCAATTTAGGCCCAGCGCTTGGTGAAGCCGGTCCTCATTACGCTAATATATCTGAAGGCGGCAAGTGGGTGTTGTCATTGGCAATGATTTTTGGCCGTTTAGAATTGTTCACTTTGTTTATTTTGCTGATTCCCGCCTATTGGGAGTTCTAAATACAGCGGCTGACTAACTGATTTTAATCAAATCTTCCCAGCGACTGGTGTAATGTGGTGACATGCTGTTGGCACGCATGGCCCAACGCTTATCAAAACCCAGACTGGCAAATTTCAGCGCATCACGACCATAACGCTGGTTGATTTTATCCAAACTGTCCATCAGTTCAGGTCGCGCCTTGATGGTGTTGAATAAATCACCTTGATGCCCTTTTCTTGGGCTCAAGGCATTCAGTAAAATGCCTGCCTTCTTATACTGTTCATTGTGCTTATACAATCGCCTCAAGCCAGCTTCAATGGCTTGAATGAACACGCCCGTGTCATCACTCGGCTCAGCTAACATAATGGTTTGACTGGGTTGGTAAAGGTAACGGTCTTGCTGTCTTTTCGCATATAAGTAGAGTGTGATGCTGCGCGCCATCGACTGCTGGGCACGAAGCTTTTCACAACAACGACTGACGTGGTAAGACAAAGCTTCCTTCAAGTCATTGTAGTCTGTGATGCTGTGACCAAATGAACGTGAATTAAGTATCGACTTTTTGGGCTGTGGTACTTCATCAAATGCCAAACAACTGACACCACGCAGTTCCAAAATGGTACGCTCCACATTCACCGAAAAGATGCGTTGCAACACCGCATGATCGGCTTGGTGTAAATCCCAAGCCGTGTGGATGTGTATCTTGGCCAAGCCCAGACTCAATTGCCTGCCAATGCCCCAAATTTTCCCCACTGGAATTTTGGGCAGCCAATATCGCCTGGCTTTTTCAGTACTCAGGTCAACCACACCATCAGTCAGAAGCTTGTTCTTCTTGGCAATATGATTGGCCGTTTTTGCCAGCGTTTTACTCGGGCCTAAACCGACACAAACGGGCAAAGACAAACAGCGCCACAAATCATTTTTGATCCGCAGGCTGATGTCACGCAACGGCTCTGGATACTGATCAAAACTCATGAATGATTCATCTACCGAATACGAGGCGACTTGCTCACAATGCTGTTCTAGAATCCAGTTAAAGCGTTGAGACATGTCTCCGTACAACCCATAGTTGGATGAAAAAGTCACCACGCCATGCCTTTTCAACAAGCCTTTGACTTTAAACTCTGGATCCCCCATCTTGATACCGATGGCCTTGGCCTGATCAGAAAGCGCAATGATGCAACCGTCGTTGTTACTCAACACCACCACAGGCATATCATTCAGCTCAGGACGAAATAAACGCTCACAGGAAACGTAAAAGCTGTTGACGTCACATAAGGCAAAAGTCTTCACCATAAAGCGCTCAAACCAATGACCTGGCGATCCCTGTCACCACACCCCAAATCACCAGTTCGACTTCACCTGTGACCTGAATATCTGAGTAATGCGGGTTTTCCGCCTGTAAACGCAAACCGCCGTGGGTACGCAAGCGCTTAACGGTGAATTCATTGTTCAATAAGGCCACCACCACGTCCTTGTCCTTGGCTGTTAAAGAGCGATCGACAACCAATACATCATTCTGCAAAATACCGGCACCCTGCATAGAATCCCCTTCCACTTTGGCAAAAAATGTGGTCGCTGGATGCTTAATCAACAACTGATCCAAGCTCAAGCTGTCTTCCATGTGCTCATCCACCACACCTGGAAAACCAGCCGAAACCTTGCCTGAATACAGCGGCACTTCGCTGTATTGACCACTGGGTTTTAATAAAGTCACTTTACTCATGCTGATATTTTACGCCCAGCCGATAGACAATACCAATCATGCTTATGCTTTTACTTCTTTTTGACTTTATTACAGCCACAAAAAAACCCGCAAGATTGCGGGTTTTTTTAATTCAAAGCTTAGGCTGATTACTCAGGCTTGGCTTCCAAAGCTTTCATTGACAAGCGCACACGGCCTTGTTTGTCCACTTCCAAAACTTTCACTTTAACCACGTCGCCTTCTGACATTTTGTCAGTGACTTTGGCAACACGTTCGTGACAGATTTCTGAAATGTGAACCATGCCGTCTTGGCCTGGTAACAAGTTAACGAATGCACCGAAGTCCATGATTTTAACCACTTTACCTTCGTAAATTGCACCCACTTCAACTTCAGCAGTCAAATCTTCAATGCGTTTCTTGGCCAAATCACCGTCTTCACGGTTGATAGAAGCAATCGTTACCGTACCGTCATCATTGATGTCAATGGTGGTGTTGGTTTCTTCAGTCAAAGCACGGATCGTTGCACCACCTTTACCGATGATGTCACGGATCTTGTCAGGGTTAACCTTGATGGTTTCCAAACGCGGCGCGTAAGCTGACATTTCTTGTCTGTGAGAAGAAATGACTTTGTTCATTTCACCCAAGATGAAGTTACGACCTTCAGTCGCTTGTTTCAAAGCGATTTCCATGATTTGTGACGTGATGCCTTGGATTTTGATGTCCATTTGCAATGCAGTGATACCTTCTTCAGTACCGGCCACTTTAAAGTCCATGTCACCCAAGTGATCTTCATCACCCAAGATGTCAGACAATACAGCAAAGTCATCACCTTCTTTGATCAAACCCATGGCAATACCAGCAACAGGTGCTTTCAATGGTACACCCGCATCCATCATAGACAATGATGAACCACACACTGATGCCATAGAACTAGAACCGTTAGATTCAGTGATCTCAGCAACAATACGCTTAACGTATGGGAATTCTTCTTCTGTAGGCATAACAGCCAACAAACCACGTTTAGCCAAACGGCCATGACCGATTTCGCGGCGCTTAGGACCGCTCATGAAGCCTGCTTCACCCACACAGAATGGAGGGAAGTTGTAATGCAACATGAAATCGTCTTTGCTTTCGCCTTCGATACCGTCGATCAACTGTGCATCACGACCAGTACCCAATGTAGTGGCTACAATCGCTTGTGTTTCACCACGGGTGAACAAAGCTGAACCATGAACGCGTGGTAAGATGCCCACTTCTACAGAGATTGGACGAACCTGTGTGGGATCACGACCATCGATACGTGCTTCACCAGAAATGATCTTGTTACGAACGTGACCTTTTTCTAATTGACCAACCAACTCTGAAACTTCTTTTGGACAGTGTGTTGATTCTTCACCTTCTGGAAAGTAATGGGCATTCACTGCATCACGCATTTCGCCCAAAGCCGCATAACGTGCTTCTTTTTCTTGGTTAGCGAATGCCGCTTCGATTTGTGAACCGAAATTTTTGTTGATATCAGCCAGTAATGCTTCATTGGTTTCAGCAGCTTCCCAAACCCAACGTTCTTTGCCCGCTTCTGCAGCAAATTCTTTGATGTTCTCGATCACAGTTTGCATCGCATCGTGACCAAAGTTTACCGCACCCAACATCACTTCTTCTGATAACAAGTCAGCTTCAGACTCAACCATCAATACCGCTTGGTCAGTACCCGCAACAACCAAATCCAATTGAGATGTTTCTAATGCTTCCAAAGAGGGGTTCAATAAATATTCACCGTCAGCATAACCAACACGTGCCGCACCAATTGGGCCGTCAAATGGTAAACCAGAGATGGCCAATGCCGCAGACGTACCAATCAAAGCTGGGATGTCTGAATCGATGTCTTTACTGAAAGACATCACTGTCGCAATCACTTGCACTTCGTTTTTGAAACCTTTAGGGAATAAAGGTCTGATGGGTCTGTCGATCAAACGACAAATCAATGTTTCTTTTTCAGTAGGACGTCCTTCACGTTTGAAGAAACCGCCTGGGATGGCGCCTGCTGCGTAAAATTTTTCTTGGTAGTTAACTGTTAATGGGAAGAAGCTTTGATCTGGCTTGGCTTCTTTTTTACCCACTACTGTAACCAATAAAACAGTGTCGCCCATGCTGACTTTAACCGCACCTGATGCTTGTCTTGCAATTTGACCTGTTTCTAATGTGACTGTGTGTTCACCGTATTGAAATTGTTTTATTTGTTTATTCACTTTTTTTTCCTGACCTGCGAATGGCCTGTTATTTTCTTATTTCCGAATATGCATTCCCATGAATACATACAAAAAACCCGCAACAATGTGCGGGTTTTGAGCCAATCTTATCGTCTTAAGCCAAGACGTTTGATGAGGTTTTGATACCTCACTGTGTCTTCGCGCTTAACGTAAGCCAGCAATTTGCGACGTTGATTAATCAACTTGATCAAACCGCGTCTTGAGTGTTTGTCTTTTTTGTGTGACTTGAAGTGTTCCGTTAAGTTGTTAACGCGAGCGGTCAATAAAGCCACTTGTACTTCAGGTGAGCCAGTGTCGTTGTCACTGGTTTTGTAATCAGCAATAATTGCTTGTCTTTGTTCAACTGTAATCATGTTATTTCTCGTTGAAGGAGCTTGTCCAATAGGGCATGAGCTCGTTTAAAAAAACCGACGGGCCGTCAGACGATCGTACCAGTCAGAATATTGACTTAATGGCCGTGCCATTAAGTGCGCGTATTCTAATCTTTTGATATGGCAAACTCAAGCATTGCCACAGTTATTTCAGCATTATTGTCCCAGACAGCCAATCATGTAGTAGTTGCTTATTTTTAAACCATAAAATAACATTAATTATCAGCAAAAAAGCGGCGACTGGAAACATGAGTGAAACAAAATATTCGGCATCATATGCCGACAAATACACTGGGATCATAGAAACATGATAGGTCAGAGTTCTGATGATTTTTGACTTTAAACTGGGTTCATTCAAGTAAACATCAAACAATTTAAAATCCAACATGTACTGCATGCTTGACATACTGATGCTGGACAACGAAGAAAAACTGTTAAACAAAATATAAGCCATAATGATGAGTAATTCTTTATCAAGGCCAAATGAAGGCTGGTAAATGATACCGATAAAAATCACCGTCATGATAATTTCTATAAACACACCAAACGGCCTGTTATAAAATTTTTCACCTTCTTTTTGTTTTCCCTTCATTTCAAGTAAGCTGAATACGTGCTGTACATAATCTTCAGGGAACAGTTGGTGAAATTCTTGCCATTGCGACTCCCATTCCAACACTTCCGCAACCAACCGAACCATAGGCTGATTTAACAACAACGATTTATTCTCTTTGAGCTGGAAAAAATTGTATTCGGCTACCCGCTTGAACAGCTCTTTTGACAATGAATCTCGCAGCTGCAAATCCTGAATCTCATGGTATTGATTAAGGAAGTTCCAACTTTCCGCTTTCTTCTTGCGCTTGTACTCCGCGAAAGCCATCTGATGAAACTGTTCTAAAATGTCATTGGCTAAATTTAATTCAGTGTCATCTTCCTCTACTTCTTCAATAACATCGTCAATTTCTTGGGTATGAGTAAATTCACTCACCACTGATTCCACTTCAGCCACATCATCAGCCACATCAATCGGTGATTCTGTCTGTACTTCTTCTGATTCGTTTTTTTTCGGATACTCAGGCGTTACAGCCACCACGTCATCATCCGCCTGATTACTTTTCAGCAAAGTCAAAGCATATTGATAAGCTTGATTGATTTCTTGAAATTTCTCAGGCGCTTCATCTGGCCTGTATTTTCTTATCAGTTTGGCATAGGCCTTTTTGATGACTTTTTTGTCATTTGTTTCTTCTGTGCCTAACACGTCCCATGGGTAATTCATGATGTTTTAACCATTTTTATTGAAGCCAATTCATCATGGATATATTTCTTACCTCCTAAAAAAGCTATAACCCAAACTATATAAAGAAGAATCACTACCATCCCCCCCTTCAATACCAACTGCTCATTACCCAGCAATATCATATAAATAGGGGCAAACATCATATGAAATGCAGCCAATCGTATAATTATTTGTTTATATGAAATCGAAGTATAAAATTGACTGTTTGCTTTGTAATTAAGCCATTTACAACCCAATGTTTCACGTCGCAAAATAAGCTCAATAATAACTTGATAGAAAACGAAAGAAAATACAAAAAACCCAACAAAATCTTCTCCTGCGGTTAACCACAGCCGTAACAAACATATTGATGAAACCAAGGCTATATCAATCAGTAAAGCCATTATTCTTTTCCATGGTTCTACACCAAAAGAATCAGCAGAATATTCACTGTTTCCCTCTATTAGATTAAAATTTAGCCTAATACAATCTAGAGTAAAGCAGTATTGGTATTCTTGCCAACGGCCTGTCCAATGAAACAGCGAATCCAAATACTGAAGCGTACTTTCAGTGATAATGATTAATCCAGTTTCTTTGATGTGGTTATTATTAATATCATAACATTTCTGAAATGCTAAATAAGCCACATGGCTTCTTTCCTCAAAAGCCATGTCAACCAGCAAGTTATCAACCACCTCCCAGTTTTTTATATTATTGACATCTTGAATTTTTCCATCAAGAATATTATTTACCTGTTCAATGCAAGCGTTGACTTTAAAGTTGTCATGAGTAACGTTTTGCTTTTCTTCTTTTTGATTGTCACACTCTGTTTCAAACTCTACTCCAATAGCTTCCGTGCCTAGTTCTAAGGAATTCAATGCGAACTGATACGCTTCATTGATTTCTTGAAATTTCTCAGGCGCTTCATCTGGCCTGTATTTTCTTATCAGTTTGGCATAGGCCTTTTTGATGACTTTCTTGTCATTTGTTTCGTCAATGCCGAGCACATCCCAAGGATACATTTTTACAGCCACCTGTTGGCATCGAATGATTCCAGTGCCTCGGACATGTCTTGAACAGCTTGGACGATTCTTTTCGGGTCTTGGCTGTCTATAACAGATTGAAATCTGGCTATTAATTCGCTCAGCTCAGCACGCTCCTGATCCAAGCTATTTTCATAAATACTTTCTGCACGCCACATCACTTCTTTGACCGCTTCGTTGTCTCTTGGATGCACCTTCAGTAATGACAGTTTTTTCTTTGAGGCTGCAACCTGCTCTGGGCTTAACTCTTGGGGTGAATTGTTGATCAATAAGTTAGCTGTTTCGCCAGTGGAACCCACTACAGCATCTACTTCTAATATGCCATTGATGTCATAGCTGATGCGTAAATCTACGCTTTCTTCACCTGCTTTGGCTTTGGGCACCGCTAATTCAAACTCTCCTAATTTGATGTTGTTCTTTACCAAGCGACTTTCTCCTTGGTAAATTTCCATCTTAAGCTTTGTTTGGTTGTCTTGTGCTGTGACATAGGACTGAACTCGACTGGCTGGCACCACCGTATTGCGTTCAATGATTGGCGAATACAACAAACTGTCATCATACACACTGTTTCCTATAACGCCAGTTCCCAAGGTGTAAGGGCACACATCTGTCAGCACC
Proteins encoded in this window:
- a CDS encoding Y-family DNA polymerase; the encoded protein is MKTFALCDVNSFYVSCERLFRPELNDMPVVVLSNNDGCIIALSDQAKAIGIKMGDPEFKVKGLLKRHGVVTFSSNYGLYGDMSQRFNWILEQHCEQVASYSVDESFMSFDQYPEPLRDISLRIKNDLWRCLSLPVCVGLGPSKTLAKTANHIAKKNKLLTDGVVDLSTEKARRYWLPKIPVGKIWGIGRQLSLGLAKIHIHTAWDLHQADHAVLQRIFSVNVERTILELRGVSCLAFDEVPQPKKSILNSRSFGHSITDYNDLKEALSYHVSRCCEKLRAQQSMARSITLYLYAKRQQDRYLYQPSQTIMLAEPSDDTGVFIQAIEAGLRRLYKHNEQYKKAGILLNALSPRKGHQGDLFNTIKARPELMDSLDKINQRYGRDALKFASLGFDKRWAMRANSMSPHYTSRWEDLIKIS
- the pnp gene encoding polyribonucleotide nucleotidyltransferase, whose product is MNKQIKQFQYGEHTVTLETGQIARQASGAVKVSMGDTVLLVTVVGKKEAKPDQSFFPLTVNYQEKFYAAGAIPGGFFKREGRPTEKETLICRLIDRPIRPLFPKGFKNEVQVIATVMSFSKDIDSDIPALIGTSAALAISGLPFDGPIGAARVGYADGEYLLNPSLEALETSQLDLVVAGTDQAVLMVESEADLLSEEVMLGAVNFGHDAMQTVIENIKEFAAEAGKERWVWEAAETNEALLADINKNFGSQIEAAFANQEKEARYAALGEMRDAVNAHYFPEGEESTHCPKEVSELVGQLEKGHVRNKIISGEARIDGRDPTQVRPISVEVGILPRVHGSALFTRGETQAIVATTLGTGRDAQLIDGIEGESKDDFMLHYNFPPFCVGEAGFMSGPKRREIGHGRLAKRGLLAVMPTEEEFPYVKRIVAEITESNGSSSMASVCGSSLSMMDAGVPLKAPVAGIAMGLIKEGDDFAVLSDILGDEDHLGDMDFKVAGTEEGITALQMDIKIQGITSQIMEIALKQATEGRNFILGEMNKVISSHRQEMSAYAPRLETIKVNPDKIRDIIGKGGATIRALTEETNTTIDINDDGTVTIASINREDGDLAKKRIEDLTAEVEVGAIYEGKVVKIMDFGAFVNLLPGQDGMVHISEICHERVAKVTDKMSEGDVVKVKVLEVDKQGRVRLSMKALEAKPE
- a CDS encoding LexA family protein, encoding MSKVTLLKPSGQYSEVPLYSGKVSAGFPGVVDEHMEDSLSLDQLLIKHPATTFFAKVEGDSMQGAGILQNDVLVVDRSLTAKDKDVVVALLNNEFTVKRLRTHGGLRLQAENPHYSDIQVTGEVELVIWGVVTGIARSLV
- a CDS encoding J domain-containing protein; this translates as MYPWDVLGIDETNDKKVIKKAYAKLIRKYRPDEAPEKFQEINEAYQFALNSLELGTEAIGVEFETECDNQKEEKQNVTHDNFKVNACIEQVNNILDGKIQDVNNIKNWEVVDNLLVDMAFEERSHVAYLAFQKCYDINNNHIKETGLIIITESTLQYLDSLFHWTGRWQEYQYCFTLDCIRLNFNLIEGNSEYSADSFGVEPWKRIMALLIDIALVSSICLLRLWLTAGEDFVGFFVFSFVFYQVIIELILRRETLGCKWLNYKANSQFYTSISYKQIIIRLAAFHMMFAPIYMILLGNEQLVLKGGMVVILLYIVWVIAFLGGKKYIHDELASIKMVKTS
- a CDS encoding DnaJ domain-containing protein, yielding MNYPWDVLGTEETNDKKVIKKAYAKLIRKYRPDEAPEKFQEINQAYQYALTLLKSNQADDDVVAVTPEYPKKNESEEVQTESPIDVADDVAEVESVVSEFTHTQEIDDVIEEVEEDDTELNLANDILEQFHQMAFAEYKRKKKAESWNFLNQYHEIQDLQLRDSLSKELFKRVAEYNFFQLKENKSLLLNQPMVRLVAEVLEWESQWQEFHQLFPEDYVQHVFSLLEMKGKQKEGEKFYNRPFGVFIEIIMTVIFIGIIYQPSFGLDKELLIIMAYILFNSFSSLSSISMSSMQYMLDFKLFDVYLNEPSLKSKIIRTLTYHVSMIPVYLSAYDAEYFVSLMFPVAAFLLIINVILWFKNKQLLHDWLSGTIMLK
- the rpsO gene encoding 30S ribosomal protein S15, translated to MITVEQRQAIIADYKTSDNDTGSPEVQVALLTARVNNLTEHFKSHKKDKHSRRGLIKLINQRRKLLAYVKREDTVRYQNLIKRLGLRR